From Diaminobutyricibacter sp. McL0608, one genomic window encodes:
- a CDS encoding ABC transporter permease codes for MSVQADSGVVAGITVDSTPVLAPRRRRSTLGIFRNRKAVIGLCILGFFTLIAIIGPYIAPYDPSATSPDSLQPPSPEHWLGTTITGQDIYSQLLVGTRGVMVVGFLAGFLATIISVIVGVTAGFLGGTSDEVLSLVSNVFLVIPALPLIIIIAGLLPSAGGVTIALVIALTGWAWGSRILRAQTLSLRKRDFVEAARANGEPLWRIIFFEIMPNLTAIIASGFIGTVIFAILSEVTLAFIGVTSISTWNWGTVLFWAQSSQALVLGAWWWFVPAGLCIAAVGTSLTLINFGIDEFVNPRLRSTAANAGVLRKKKIRARIGFTPVYREGEPAASRTIPAASRTTKEGVNA; via the coding sequence ATGTCCGTACAAGCTGATTCGGGTGTCGTCGCAGGCATCACCGTCGACTCGACCCCGGTGCTCGCACCGCGCCGCCGCCGTTCGACACTCGGCATCTTCCGCAACCGCAAAGCGGTCATCGGGCTGTGCATCCTCGGATTCTTCACGCTGATCGCGATCATCGGCCCGTACATCGCGCCGTACGATCCGAGCGCGACCAGTCCGGATTCGCTGCAGCCGCCGAGCCCGGAGCACTGGCTCGGCACGACGATCACCGGCCAGGACATCTATTCGCAACTGCTCGTGGGGACCAGAGGCGTCATGGTCGTCGGCTTCCTCGCGGGCTTCCTCGCCACGATCATCTCGGTGATCGTCGGTGTGACCGCCGGATTCCTGGGCGGCACGAGCGACGAGGTGCTCTCGCTCGTCTCGAACGTGTTCCTCGTGATCCCGGCCCTGCCGCTCATCATCATCATCGCGGGGCTGCTGCCCTCGGCCGGCGGGGTGACCATCGCCCTCGTGATCGCGCTCACCGGCTGGGCGTGGGGGTCGCGCATCCTGAGAGCCCAGACGCTTTCGCTGCGCAAGCGCGACTTCGTCGAGGCGGCGCGCGCGAACGGTGAGCCGCTCTGGCGCATCATCTTCTTCGAGATCATGCCCAACCTCACCGCCATCATCGCGTCGGGGTTCATCGGAACCGTGATCTTCGCCATCCTCTCCGAGGTGACCCTCGCGTTCATCGGCGTGACCAGCATCTCGACCTGGAACTGGGGGACCGTGCTGTTCTGGGCGCAGTCCAGCCAGGCGCTGGTCCTCGGCGCATGGTGGTGGTTCGTCCCCGCCGGACTCTGCATCGCAGCGGTCGGCACCTCGCTCACTCTGATCAACTTCGGGATCGACGAGTTCGTGAACCCGCGCCTGCGCAGCACGGCGGCCAACGCGGGGGTTCTGCGCAAGAAGAAGATCCGTGCCCGGATCGGCTTCACCCCGGTGTATCGCGAAGGCGAGCCGGCCGCGAGCCGCACGATCCCGGCAGCGAGCCGCACGACCAAGGAAGGCGTGAACGCATGA